From the genome of Glycine soja cultivar W05 chromosome 14, ASM419377v2, whole genome shotgun sequence:
tgatttttattgctTCCAAAACTCTAGtacttttttcccttttgtttttctttcttagaCAAAGGAAAACGGCCTTGTTCGATGTCGCACCAGCATGAATATTCTATCATCAAAATGCttcaaacaatattttattgaaaacaaaagaaaaacatatatattataaataggaatggtcaaataataataataaataaataaataaggaatgGCTGCATGGCAAGGCATGCATTGTCACTAATTTGTTTGAtgacattataataatatatattttttagtttttcttgttggtttattaacttttgttttctttttaaaatagattGCGGTGGGAAGGACATTTCAGCCACAATTACTGTTGGTAGACAGGGCAATTTTACATTTGGATCAATTCAAGCTGCAATTGATTCAATCAAAACCAACAATGATCGATGGATAAAGATTCACATAGAAGCTGGCTTATATATGTAAGTTGAATTGAAATTGTGGGAATTTAGTTgtagttattatataatatgtatttgCCTTTGGTACCCTCATTACTAGAAAGAGTGTTTTATGTTGCAAAaagtaattagttttttttaaaaaattaaatatattttaaaattttaagacggtttttcaaagaactgtcttagaatatacttttttaaaaaaactaatcacatgtatttttagaaatatattgAGTACTTTTTTCTTGACTTTGAATTgcatttttagaaatatattcACATTTTCACATGTATATAGTTATTTCCATATTCTCATTGTGTAGAGGAAAGATTTATATTCCCCAAGAAAAGCCCTGCATCATTTTAGAAGGAGAGGGAAGCCGAAAAACAATCATAACTTTCTGGGACCATATAGGAATTGACACTAGCGCTACATTCACTTCTGAGCCTCCTAATGTGGTTGCTACTGACATTGGTTTCATGGTACatgaataaattataagaaaattattttaataattttttgttatttttgttgctTCTTTCTAATCAAAGAACCTACTACTATGAAGGATCTCACAAAGAAAACtaataagaatgaaaagaaaagaagtgtaGATTATTGCGGAATAAAAGTTTGCTGATAGATAGTACAGTTTATATAGTTAGTTACAAGAGTAATTAACTTATAACTAACTAACTCTAATCAATTGATCTAACTCTAACTCTAGTTACATGATAATTTATTCctaatatttaatgtattttattttaactgcaGAACACATATAACAGCATCAATAGAAGAATTGAAATTAAACCCGCCTTGGCAGCAAGAATATATGGAGACAAGTCATTTTTCCTTAGatgtaatttcattagttatcAAGACACCTTGTTCGATGCAACGGGGCGTCATTACTTTAAGAATTGTTATATAGAAGGTGAAATAGACTTTATATGGGGTTATGGACAATCTTTTTATGaggtaattacaaaatatattttttcaaaagaaatcattttgaacataaaataataaaatatttttacattttttccatGTGTAGAATTGTTCAATCAATGCTGTAGGAATAAATAGTACTGGACCAGGCTTTGTTACAGCTCAAGGACGAGAGTCACCAACTGATCCAAGCGGTTTTGTGTTTGAAGGAGGTTCTCTTGTCGGAGATGGAAAGGTAAATTTAGGAAGAGCTTGGCGTGCTTACTCGAGGGTAATATTTCATGGAACATATCTTTCTTCTGTGGTGACTCCCGAAGGATGGAACCCATGGAATTATACTGGTAGCGAGTAAGTTATATGTTATCTCTTAGAACatacttcaaaaaataatattcataatttttttgaatcatccttttcattttgttttatctaaattttttttttgcaggagTAACTTTACTTATGCTGAAGTTGATTGCAAAGGACCAGGAGCTGATACTTCAAAACGTGTTAAGTGGATAAAGACATTAAATCAATCGCAACTTAATGAATTTTCTTTGACTTCTTTCATTAATAAGGATGGGTGGATCGATAATCTACCAATCATTTTCTAGAAATTTATGTTTTCTAACTTAGAGATCGATCTTCTATGAGcctaactaaaatataaatagaagTTAATGGTATGTTATTTTGAtgtactattattattatgttaatttttttaaaatgatatgtcTTTAGTGTTAGATATCTTTTAtagattgaaattttttttttaattctttgtgATGGAAAATAAAGTAAAGGCAGGgcaattcataataaaaaattgattgaagTTGTAGCTAAAGATTTATCCATAAGCCATCTGACGAAGAGTTTAGGCTCTGTTAGAGAAGTGGGAATTTACCGATGAAGTCTTCACAATGTAGGCTCTGTGTGAGATTGGTAGGTCTAGTGTGGTTTTATTTAGTATATAGTTTCTGACATTTTTGAAAAGGTTATCGGGTTATAAATAGATTACaatttcatcaaataataatattatctcTTCGAgactataaaaatatatttattcttgAGATACAGATGCTAGAGTTTAAGAGTATTTAATATTCCTCCCGGGGACCCGACGCCTTCGAAATTGCTCACCTTTAGAGTTAATATTTGGTATTTATTTCACTCGTTTATAATGCACTTTGTTATATGAGCTTATTTGCTAAGTATGATATTTAGGGAATACTATCTGAAAAGCAAGTGACTTATTGACCGTGGTAGTATGATAGTAATTGAGGTAAGTAAGATCAATATAGCTCAAAGttcataaaactattttaaactGTGTGAGCTTATAGGCTATTTTTTCTATTGAAATTAAGAAATCTTacaaattttatgttaattgcATAACATAAATTCAATTGgtaattaatttatatcaatCGCATCATTCCAACCGGAAAAAAGGGTTATAATCATTCCACCACAAACAAACTATACGGCAAGATAACACATAGACAGACAAGTGATAAAGCAttggatataaaaaaaaaattaagcagaGTAAAAGAATGAGACAAAATGTATGAAAGTTGTGAGATGGTGTTTGTTCAGTATATTCTTTGGTGTTGTGttacaaataatataattgataaaaggtaaataagacaaaaacatgtgatttttttaatcataaaattgaaataaaatatgttatttatgaatattttcaTCTAAATATATGATGATCATAAACTCATTAGGATTATTTAAACCTTTCTTAGGCATTCatccttttatttcattttttttatatattttgttttattaagcAGATAAAATTGAGTATTATAAAAAGCACGATGAAACAAGAAAAGATAATGGTAATTATACAAAATAGCAGAAaacttgaatttaatttttattaatcacACTCCAGCAAAGAAGATGCTAAAGCACTAAGACAGTTTAGATTAAAGGTGCAACTATACAAGTGTCTCTGTGGCTACGAATGCAATATAACTAAGCAAAATTGTTTGGTGGTTAACAGCAGAAATTGCATGGTTAACAATATGTGCAGCACTCAATTCTGTCTAACATGACGATGGTCCATCACCAGCAATGTCGGCCAAATAGTTAGCCGTTTGAGGATCTTGGCGTTTCAACGCATTCAAAGAATTCGTAAAGTCTTCAATCGTTCTTTCATAATAAAGTGCACAATTTGCAATGGCCGGAACATCTGTTGTTATCGCCAATCCCTTTAGAAAAATTTCAGCTTCTTCTGTCTTATCCAAGCTAGGCCAACTTCAAGATTGCCTTTGAAAgttgaagaaatttttttgcaCCCAGGACTGTAGGATCTGCTCTTAGAATATTCGTGCATTCAATCTTCTTCTCTGGGTTTTCATTGCAAATCTGGCCAATTAGGTCGGAACCATCACCAAACACTGTAGCATTTGTTAACCAAGGAGACTGAGCAATGAGAAACAGGCAAAGGGAACACAATGCTAAAGAATTCATTTTGTGGTAGGGAGTTTTAATCAAAAGGCACTTGGTTCCAGATTGCAGTGGTGGGGGGTATAAAATAAGTCTCTCTTATACAGTCTTGTTGCTAACATTCCACTCTCATTAtattataatcattaaatttataagattagaggatcaaaataattaattttaaaatccttTGATTTGGCTTAAATCATTAaaatacctatttttttttaaaaagtatatttttctgttttaattacaccgatatatttatcttttttataatattaaggcttaattgtaaaaaaattgtctctTATTTATCTCATTTTACTAAATTAGTTTTCCTATTTTTAATTCACCATAAGAGTcatcattttatttcttaaaattcattatctgggttatcaaacaaaaaaaattaaatgttaactatttacttattttaggCATCTCTCATTCTCCTTGTTCAATTTGGTCCGTGTTGTTCATTGTGAGAATTAAGgattttgttaatataaatgttattttgGGTGGATGAAGTTTATATTTTGTGATTGGAATAATTATTTCTAAGATAATTATTAGTTAGTTAATTACTGTTATTAATTACTACTAATGaggacaaattaaaaataaaataaataataaatcacttTAGTTATCAATAATGATATTTCTAAACacataaatatcttttaaaCGATTAATTATATGTGAACATGTGATAATTAaggtttaatttttcttattgatagtaaattttgaaaaaagtaaagagatttaataataaatttaagaaaaacaagTGAATCGATTTAGTgaaatcagaaaaataaaatgcattttttttttgtaatcaagcttactattaattatattttgaatatataaataaaatattaaagcaTTGATCACTTAGAAtccaaatatttattgttttccgATGTAAGcaattaaaatgacattttgATAGATGCTTGACtattaaataaaagagagagaatatATTTCACTTTTTGAGGTTATCTTTTTACAAATATTCTTACTTCACTACTAGCAAAATGCAATTTAGTAACCAAAATTAGCGACCGAATAATTTCGATCTCTGTTAGCGACCAAAGTAGCACCCAAACAGTTAACATTGTAACTTGCGACTGAATTTGCGATCGAAATTGATCGCGATGACTAATTTGTGTTAGCGACTGCATTAACGATCGAAATGAAAGGTCGTTGAAAACTTCAGTGACTATTTCGGTTACTGTATatgtaacaaaataaaagtattttagcCACCGAAGTAGCGACCAATATGTAGTTGAAGGTAGCAACCAAAATGGTTTCGGTCGCTATGACTATTATAGGGAACAAAAATAATTCGGTCGCTATGCATActtcaatttataataaatattaatttccattttttatttaattgaagtaacaaaatttttatttattataaattgtaataaatatataatataattaaatatattttatgctagaaaaatattgaaattaatatattagtaatatttttcaattaagatGGCATCACTAAGTAGAAACTAGCTTAGGAAAGATTATATAAGTTTGATTATgtagtttaattaaaaattatatttacaattgGTAACTATTAAATAGgttaaaatctaataaatgaaaaaaataaaaataatggcatattttctttgaaaaatcaagttgttttttaatttattttaaatttaaaaattaattattaaactagacaaaacttttaaaatatatttaaaaatgtaaaactaGCGACCGAATTAGTATTTTTCTGAAACTTTATTATTTAGTAGCCACCGAATTAGCGATCaacctttattttaatttattttacaattaaacttaattttttgttagcaaCCGAATTAGTAACCGCatcctattttaatttattttatatttaaaatttatttacttgTTAGTGACCGAATTAGTAACCtcatcttattttaatttattttatatttaaaatttaattacttgttaGCGACCGAATTAGCTATCCCAACTTCGGTTGCTGATTTGGTCCCAAGCATAATAGCAACCAAATATCTAGTGACTGAAATTTATGTGTTTGCGACTCTGTTGTTTGGTGGCAAAATAGCAACCAAATAGAAATTCGGTCGTTGATGGTTTAGCGACTTGAGTTTTTGCAACGTACATGATTCGGTCACTATTTTGGTGTCTAAGAGTTTTAGCGACCGAGTTTAGGGATTTAGCGATCGAATATGTCAATCgctaaatcatgtttttttggtgGTGCTTTGTTCGTTAACATGATCCttaaataatgaatattttgtTACACTTTACTACATTTATAATATGCAAGgaaatattcataaaatattttttgaatttccttaaataagtcattttattttatattttttatagcaAGTTATCATCATAACTTTACCAATTACTTACacgttataattatattttggtaTAATTCTTTGAATGATAAGATTATGGAACCCTGAAATAACACTTATGTTAtcatcttaattatttataaccAAAATCAACAGTAATTAATAACTATATAATACctctttatattcttttaatatccattattaaGGTGGAAGTAAAAACTGGTGTAATTAAGGTAGTAATGaagcaattaaataaatatgtctTAGCAACAAGAGGATACCCTTAACAAAGAGAAAAACCACATCAAAATTACTATGTGAAtgttattagtttatttttgttttttaatgtgTAAAAAAACCATATACTTGTTAGTAGttttaaagtaattcaaatatttaataatcataacACGATTCGTGTAAGAgttttgttatgcattttagtTAGATAATGATGACTCTTAGAGTATGTTACGTTTAGGTGAGAGATGACTTTAAATCCTTTTTGGACAAAAGTTGTTTTGAGATGAGGAGAAACCTAAGATTAAGATGAGACACCCTTTACTAGTAGCCGAACCAAAGTTATTTTAGAATTTCTTGAATTAACCTTAACCCTTGTTATAGATTACTTGAGTAAGTTTAAGCTTTCTGGTGAAATTCCTATAAGGAGTAAATATTAAGCTTGAACAAGTTTACAGAAGTGAGAAATGATCTATTTTGCTTATTCAATTAGCACCCAGTTAGTATCAGGTGGGAAACCTTAGAGTTGAACCATTACAATTCTTGAACCTAATTAAGTGAGAGTTATGAGTCAAGTATACCAAAGTGAGAAAGATTGCGTTGAAGGAAGAGGTTTAGATCCGAGGGTAGGCAAATAATGTATTCTCGATACCCATTTGTGGACCAGGATTGATAGAGcgtgagaatcatgaaactcatttttttttcttgaaccgTCCCATGTTTGAAAAAGAATCGACCATGTAGTCAGTCgctttttcttgtttatgttTGTTCGTTTCAAATAGTCATCAATGTCTCCTATGATATTATCCTACTCCAAATAGTATATCATTCACATTATATTGTTGTTGAGATGTCACTCTcataataaaacataacttaTGAAATATTGTCATTGAGTAAACGAGGATTGCCGCATTTAGTTGCTAAGAGCATATGAGTCTTGTGATAAAAACCACTACTTGGTATTGAGAACCAAATGTGTAATCTTTCTCTTATCGATCTTTCGGCAAAGTTTTGGGGACGAAATTTCTTTTAAGGGGAGTGAAATTGTAACATTCCATTTctcgtaaataaattaaaactcctttttagtaaaaataaataattaaatagagttttagaaaaatgatgaggtttttataattaaataaataagaaaaaataactttatttattcatttgatagagaataaaatagagtttatttttataaaataataaaaacaaaaaaatagagtaaatgatATGTTGtgagtaccctagctataaatagcgaCATGTTAGGTCATACCGACGATGGCTTCTACTCCTCCTCTTCCTGTCAATTTCGTTTTCCTCTCTCCTCTTCTCAAAATCATatctttttcccgcataccaTCAAACTTGTCTCGGAAAAATGACGATTTTGAACTCATTCACGGTTGGATAGTCATGaaatttgaaaaccaattttggaactcattttcgaacattctcaccattggaaattataaaaacatgttgaagctgagagaaatacctttcacattataatttttcctttcccaaagaaacccaaaactgtctcggtaaaactacgatcccgaaCTTGTTAACCGTtgaattattgtgaaatttttgTATGGGGTTGGCGAATCATTTCCCTACGTCTTTACCGTTGGGATTTGAAGAAAAATGTCCGTGGAGGGAGAAAGATGCATTGCACGTAGGACCATGGAATCGAGACTTCAATCCATTCTCCTTCTCCTTAACGTTTgagaaccctaacagagcaattgaaggaggagctctagagagcaccagatATGCCACAATTGATAACGAAGAACGCTTGAGCGACTACATCAAGGTAAgtgatgagttattcacaattgaggagtagtgagaacatgtgtagggatccttagattatcaattaaatgGATTTTTTGGGTGTTTCTGCAATTTTTGAttctatccttataattataactgtGAATTATATACGTTTGATGAACCAGTTGATGTTCCAATGagaaattgttgtgaaattgatgtgtttttgGATTGAGTGTGAACACTTAAAAAATTTGAGTTCTTTTGATTAACGTGAAATATATTCCAagtaatattattcaatgacttattttatacaaattattatcttgttttaatttttccacaacgatgatcaacatgttatgtgtatatatttattgtaacactaaaataaattaaagaaagttgtAAGATAAATGTCAAgtgataatttcttttgatgtaatattaaattaattgttataaaaaatttttgattaaaaatagtgTAGCTtgatttactatatatatatatatatatatatatgtatgtatgtatgtatgtatgtatgtatgtatgtatgtatgtatgtatgttttgtATCATGCAAATATGATTAccgtgtgatgtgtatatgagttattaggtgtaataaattattatagtgacattataatattattatggaGATTGAGTAGTACAAAGTGAAATGTGTCAATTTAcgagatacatgtaaacatgAGATGATTGATTgcgacattatgagatgttaaattgcgGACATGATATTTGGTTGTAAATAAATGTGTTGTTTAACACTTATGTGACAATAAATATGTTGTagttgtgaattgtacaataacccaacCAGTGTTGGTATTGAGAAAATGTTTATGTActatgttaaagagaaaatgtaggtttcctatttaagaaccaatgttaaattataGTGCAATATGTTGAACATGTTTAAAACACAAGTGTGGGGTCGTggatattatataattcataagcagtgtctataaatgaaatatgtgatgaatcgTGGGTATTGTGGAATAACATGAAAGAAAATGGTAAAGGATGAAGAAAATGCCTTCTCTCCAGCCTAAGTGCCTTCTTCCTTCTATTTCACGTAGTAAAAGCTTGGTGTCTTCTCATTTTTCACCAACTCAGTGTTTTAAGGGATCTTGGACTTCTCAGCACATGAAGGCGTGCTCAGCGAGCATGTTTCGCTGAGCGAGAGTAAGTGAATATCCGCTAAGCGAGTCTGGGCACGCTAAGCGCGAGTAGAGACAATGTCCTCGCTGGGCGAGCTGATTGTGCGTTGCTCTCTAGCTTAACATCTTCTAGGGTTTTGCATTTGCTCAGCAAGTTGGTTGCTTCGCTAAGCGAATGAGACTCACTTAGCCAATCTGCCCTGCTAAGTGAGTTCTTCAGCAACATTTCAACATTAGTTCACAAAAATGGAGTTTCTACTTTATAAATTCATAcaagaatgaaaatatttacaatcttaacaaaaaaaaccGTAAATTAGAGTTACTTTGCAATAAAAGCTCATGAATACCAATTAACACCGTTGCATTTTTTGTGATGGTCATTGTCCATCTGACCTTTGTTATCAAACATCTTCTCTTTTGTTCTCTTCTTTATTCTCAAACTTCTTTTCTTATCTTCTCGGTTATGAAATTtgtcttcttttctttattctaatttttttttgttctctatttataaaaatacaatatgaTGAAATCGGTCTTATTTTGTACCACAATAGTAAATTCATACAAAATGCAAATGAAGCACGGAAGTATGTCAATGGTGAATTGTGTGACGGGAAAGAAGTTGATATAGATTTGGATCTCAAGGAATTCCTATTTATTATTCAAGAATCCAAATATTTGATGTGTTTTGCTATAGGttaatctattttttagtttaaactttttttacttaaaaaaagagaaaccgagtaaaataattttctttgtagttaaatatctttaaaacatTAGGCATATGCAATTGTTGTTTAATAatgtgaataaaattttaattaaaatatacttacAATGTAAATATTACgtaaatcataaatcataaatgATTATCTATcataaaattgatgattttaattaattgatttaaaaagtatttttggagttttataaaatattttatttaaaataagtctcaatgttttaaataaatacaagtatatgaaggaataaataaaaaaatattagcattTAAAGATGattaacatgaaaaatatatgtaaaaaaatgattatatatatatatatatatatatatatatatatatatatatatatatatatatatatatatatatatgcgccTAACTTGGTTCACGGTTGTGTGAGCTAATTTACCGTTGTTTTAAGTCTACAGATCCCTGGATTTCGCCCTGGAAAGAAAGTTCCAGAAAGCATTCTTATTAGTTATGTTGGGAGTCAAAATGTTCAGAAGGCTACTATTGAATCTATATTGAGGAGGACACTCTCACATGCTATGACATCGGTATGTTGCAATATAGtttctattttcttatttttgatatccttatttttttctcttggtGTTAGTTCTTTTTACACTATTGGATTCATTGCGTTTACTTGCAATTATATCTGTTAATAATTCCCTGATCTTGAAATCTTACTTCATTATTGAAAGACAAGCTTATTGGTTCATGACCTTTCCTCATTACATAAGTATATTTAGCAGTGCTATCTAATggtgaatttatttaaaatctgtGCCACTGATATGCCTTTGATCTGAGGACTTGATACTGATcaacagattaaaaaaaatctttataatttCCTGATCATTTGTCCAAGGTTATTACTGAATAAAGTGGATTATTAGATCAAGTATTATTCTGATCTTACACTTGAGCATTTCAGAATTAACTTTGTCTATAGGTTACTGGAAGGGCTTTGCAGGAATCAGTACGAATAGTGACTAAGTTTTCTGAGATGGAGGAGACATATTCTTCTCTTGGGTCTCTTGGGTAATCTATAGGTTAAgctttttgaaatatattttcctttagactcgttatttttctcttcctttgcTGCATCTGTAATACTAAAACTATATTCTGACATAATATAGAGAAAAGGAAGACTATCATGAAGAATGCTAATATTGTCAGAATGTCAGCCAAAGCCAACGATTTCTACAGGCTGATTATATTAActattctcatttatttaactTCTCCGATCTCCAGATATGATGTCCTTGTTGATATTGCACCAGAAATCAAATGGATTCCCGATAATAATgcatacaaaaatttaaagattgtTGTTGAGATGGATAGTGATATAGATGCTCACACAGCATCTGAACAAGAATTTAGAAGGCGTTATAAATCCATTGGTGCTCTGAAAGTGGTTACTGACAGGGCTAAAGGtgactaaatttaatttataccaGTCTGCTGGCATACAACcatttgcttttttatttttatttttttaatatgattatttaCTCGAAATTCTATTCATTTGAAACTTTCATGAATCATTTTAGGTATAACACTTCCAAGTTCTATAAAGCAAGCACACACTATATGGATTTACGCATGTGCTTTATATTTAGTTGTGGCTGATACAATGAAGATATTTActgattaatttttatggtaTCTTTACTATCTTATACTAATAAATAACTCTCATACAGACACTATTTCCTTTGGTATGTATTTATTATCTTGATAATTGATATCTGTATTAATAATTTCGACCAGTCTACCCAAAATTAGCCAGctgctacaatttttttttgttcacagGTTGGAGATGTTGTTGTCCTTGACATCGCAGCAACAACCATTGATCAAGATGAATCAAATGTTAAAAGTATTCCTTCTGAAGAAAGTAAAGGTCGGGTGATGTGCTTGAAGGATGATAATAAACTGATAAGTGAACATATTTCCTCTAAACCTATATTAGATATGCAGGCTTTAATTTTGATACAGAATATGGTGAAAAAGTATTACCGGGT
Proteins encoded in this window:
- the LOC114385204 gene encoding trigger factor-like protein TIG, Chloroplastic: MGLANHFPTSLPLGFEEKCPWREKDALHVGPWNRDFNPFSFSLTFENPNRAIEGGALESTRYATIDNEERLSDYIKLICELYNNPTSVGIEKMFMYYVKEKILQIPGFRPGKKVPESILISYVGSQNVQKATIESILRRTLSHAMTSVTGRALQESVRIVTKFSEMEETYSSLGSLGYDVLVDIAPEIKWIPDNNAYKNLKIVVEMDSDIDAHTASEQEFRRRYKSIGALKVVTDRAKGD